Proteins encoded together in one Caldicellulosiruptor saccharolyticus DSM 8903 window:
- a CDS encoding metal ABC transporter substrate-binding protein, whose product MRKSKYLLALILLSLSVLLGACKFQNKASNTIYTTIYPVYSLTKLIAKDKLVVEKIVKDGAEIHSFEPSSKDIAKLTSSKAVIYLGLVDEWIKKPLEGTNVKVFKASTGIDFLQNDPHIWTSPKLLKKMAKNIEEALIKIDPKNRQYYERNYISVLSKLDELDRQFQDVASRAKRKEFLISHPSFGYLAKDYGLWQYSITGVNEEEEPSAAKMKEIVDLVKKKNIKYILVDPNENLPGVKSLAKDTGIKIVYAYGMGIVSKEQSQKDTILSLMEKNLKAFEVVLSK is encoded by the coding sequence TTGAGAAAGTCAAAATACCTTTTAGCATTGATTTTACTTTCTTTATCGGTTTTGTTAGGCGCTTGCAAGTTCCAAAATAAAGCTTCGAATACAATTTACACTACTATCTATCCTGTCTATTCACTTACAAAGCTCATTGCAAAAGACAAGCTTGTTGTTGAGAAGATAGTAAAAGACGGTGCTGAAATTCACTCATTTGAACCGTCATCAAAAGACATTGCAAAATTGACATCCTCAAAAGCTGTGATTTATTTGGGACTTGTGGATGAATGGATAAAAAAACCTCTTGAGGGTACAAACGTTAAAGTATTTAAAGCATCAACTGGCATAGACTTTTTGCAAAATGACCCACATATCTGGACATCACCAAAACTTTTGAAAAAGATGGCTAAAAATATTGAGGAGGCATTAATCAAGATAGATCCAAAAAATAGACAATATTATGAAAGAAATTATATTTCTGTTCTTTCAAAGTTAGATGAGCTTGACAGGCAGTTTCAAGATGTTGCAAGCAGGGCAAAGAGAAAAGAGTTTTTGATAAGCCACCCATCATTTGGGTATTTAGCAAAAGACTATGGACTTTGGCAATACTCAATCACAGGGGTAAATGAGGAAGAAGAACCTTCTGCTGCAAAGATGAAAGAAATTGTAGATTTAGTCAAGAAGAAAAACATAAAATACATCCTCGTTGACCCAAACGAAAATTTGCCTGGTGTCAAGTCATTAGCAAAAGATACAGGTATAAAAATAGTGTATGCATATGGCATGGGAATTGTCAGCAAAGAGCAATCTCAGAAAGACACAATCTTAAGTCTTATGGAAAAAAACCTCAAAGCATTTGAAGTGGTGCTTAGCAAATAA
- a CDS encoding Fur family transcriptional regulator, translating to MQALNVKELLNSHNIKATWQRVEIFKLLQSSNECLSADQIHQKLASNNINIDLATIYRVLDLFAEKGIAQKSVINRKCFFELKKLDHCHYFVCIKCHQKSNIVDCKINLIEEELSKKNFKVLSHNLEVYGICNKCYGGNKS from the coding sequence ATGCAAGCACTTAATGTCAAAGAGCTATTAAATTCTCACAATATAAAAGCAACATGGCAAAGAGTAGAGATATTCAAGCTTCTGCAGTCATCAAACGAATGTCTGAGTGCTGACCAAATCCATCAAAAGCTCGCTTCAAATAATATAAACATTGACCTTGCAACAATATACAGAGTGCTTGACCTTTTTGCTGAAAAAGGAATTGCTCAAAAGTCTGTTATAAACAGAAAGTGTTTTTTTGAACTGAAGAAGCTTGACCACTGTCACTATTTTGTTTGTATAAAATGCCACCAAAAGAGCAATATTGTTGATTGTAAGATAAATCTAATAGAAGAAGAATTAAGCAAGAAAAACTTTAAGGTTTTATCTCACAACTTAGAAGTCTATGGAATCTGTAATAAATGCTATGGAGGGAATAAAAGTTGA
- a CDS encoding ArsR/SmtB family transcription factor, translating to MTRLNEILYALSDITRLRILNILAHSEQNVSSLVKLIQESQPKVSRHLAYLKNVGLVEARNQAQWKIYSIRNDVFDKYPFLKALIQDLSKLELFANDLKLLSSLT from the coding sequence ATGACAAGGTTAAATGAAATACTCTACGCATTATCAGACATAACAAGGCTTAGGATATTAAATATATTAGCCCACAGTGAGCAAAATGTAAGTAGTTTAGTAAAGTTAATCCAAGAAAGTCAGCCAAAGGTGTCGCGCCACCTTGCTTATCTTAAGAATGTAGGGCTTGTTGAAGCAAGGAATCAGGCTCAGTGGAAGATTTATTCAATTAGAAATGATGTTTTTGATAAATATCCTTTTTTAAAGGCATTGATACAAGACCTTTCAAAATTAGAGCTTTTTGCCAATGACTTAAAATTATTATCCTCACTTACTTAA